Proteins encoded together in one Anaerotignum propionicum DSM 1682 window:
- a CDS encoding ribosomal-processing cysteine protease Prp, with product MIRAIIYRKDGKICGVELTGHAEYAKSGRDIVCSAVSVLTLNTINAIEQFTEIPFRCEADEKNGGFLKVLFPLEGMADHDTQLLLQTLEMGLSAIETEYKRYFTLIDKEV from the coding sequence ATGATAAGAGCTATTATTTATCGTAAAGACGGAAAAATCTGCGGAGTTGAGCTAACCGGACATGCAGAGTACGCCAAAAGCGGCAGGGACATTGTCTGTTCCGCTGTATCTGTATTGACGTTGAATACCATAAATGCCATTGAGCAATTTACGGAAATTCCATTTCGCTGTGAAGCGGATGAAAAAAACGGCGGTTTTCTCAAAGTCCTTTTCCCTTTAGAGGGTATGGCAGACCATGATACCCAGCTTTTATTGCAAACGTTGGAGATGGGTTTGTCAGCAATAGAAACGGAATATAAACGGTATTTTACTTTGATTGATAAGGAGGTGTAA
- the rpmA gene encoding 50S ribosomal protein L27: MFRLNLQFFAHHKGGGSTKNGRDSNAKRLGAKRADGQFVLAGNILYTQRGTKIHPGTNVGKGGNDTLFALVDGRVKYERKGRDKKQVSVYPIEIAE; the protein is encoded by the coding sequence ATGTTCAGATTAAACCTTCAGTTCTTCGCGCATCATAAGGGCGGCGGTTCCACAAAGAACGGTCGTGACTCTAATGCAAAAAGACTTGGCGCAAAACGTGCAGATGGTCAGTTTGTTTTGGCTGGTAATATCTTATACACACAAAGAGGCACAAAGATTCACCCCGGTACAAACGTTGGCAAAGGTGGCAATGACACTTTATTTGCCTTGGTTGATGGCCGTGTGAAGTATGAAAGAAAAGGCAGAGATAAGAAACAGGTTTCTGTTTATCCTATCGAAATCGCTGAATAA
- a CDS encoding bifunctional 5,10-methylenetetrahydrofolate dehydrogenase/5,10-methenyltetrahydrofolate cyclohydrolase has protein sequence MTAQLIDGKLISAQIKEEAAKEAAQIKAQGVNPCLAVVLVGNDSASQVYVNNKKKACEAVGIRSVSYELGGETSEEELLRLVAQLNADETVHGILVQMPLPKQINEEKVILAIDAKKDVDCFHPMNVGLLHSGGKGFLPCTPAGIIELIKRSGHTIQGQNCVIIGRSNIVGKPVAMLLMQENGTVTICHSKTRNLAEVCRGADIIVSATGKVNTVTAEMVKAGAIVIDVGMNRNEAGKLCGDVDFEAVKEIAGAITPVPGGVGPMTIAMLMKNCLVAAKMQNNLM, from the coding sequence ATGACAGCACAATTGATTGATGGCAAGTTGATTTCGGCACAAATCAAAGAGGAAGCGGCGAAAGAAGCGGCTCAAATTAAGGCGCAGGGTGTGAATCCTTGCCTTGCCGTTGTTTTGGTGGGAAACGATTCCGCTTCTCAGGTTTATGTGAATAATAAAAAAAAGGCATGTGAGGCAGTGGGTATTCGCTCTGTATCCTATGAATTAGGAGGAGAAACATCGGAGGAGGAACTGCTCCGCCTTGTGGCACAGTTAAACGCTGATGAGACCGTTCATGGTATTTTGGTGCAAATGCCTTTGCCGAAGCAAATCAACGAGGAAAAAGTAATTCTTGCCATTGATGCCAAAAAGGATGTGGATTGCTTTCATCCTATGAACGTGGGTCTATTGCATTCAGGGGGCAAGGGATTTTTGCCTTGTACACCCGCAGGTATTATTGAGTTAATTAAGCGCAGTGGGCATACCATTCAAGGACAGAATTGTGTGATTATCGGAAGAAGCAATATCGTTGGGAAGCCTGTGGCTATGCTGTTAATGCAGGAGAACGGAACGGTGACTATTTGCCATTCAAAAACCCGTAATCTGGCGGAGGTTTGCCGGGGGGCGGACATTATCGTTAGTGCCACGGGAAAGGTAAATACCGTTACGGCAGAAATGGTAAAAGCAGGTGCCATTGTGATTGACGTAGGCATGAACCGCAATGAGGCAGGTAAGCTTTGCGGTGATGTGGATTTTGAAGCCGTGAAAGAGATTGCAGGGGCAATCACTCCTGTGCCGGGAGGCGTAGGGCCCATGACCATTGCAATGCTTATGAAGAACTGTCTTGTAGCTGCAAAAATGCAGAACAACTTGATGTAA
- a CDS encoding RecX family transcriptional regulator, producing MLVTKIIPQKRDTSKYNIFIDGEYVFALSLGDMEYFHIKEGREIPEKTVAFIQRSLIYIQAQNKALHFIGYKLRTEKEVRQKLMESDFSEEIIEEVMIFLNKYHYTDDREYANRYIKDRLHLSPRGAYALRMELIQRGISEEICEEVIEQTDFCETKDAVKWLEKKTRGQWPPDEKKKKQLYGFLQRKGYSYGVIKDAFEEMNQQ from the coding sequence ATGCTTGTGACAAAAATTATACCCCAGAAAAGAGATACCTCTAAATACAATATTTTTATTGACGGAGAATATGTTTTTGCCCTCTCTTTAGGGGATATGGAATATTTCCATATTAAAGAAGGTAGGGAGATACCCGAAAAAACGGTAGCCTTTATTCAGAGAAGCCTGATTTATATTCAGGCCCAGAACAAGGCATTACATTTTATCGGGTACAAGTTGCGCACAGAAAAGGAAGTAAGGCAAAAGCTCATGGAAAGTGATTTTTCGGAAGAAATCATTGAAGAAGTGATGATTTTTCTGAATAAGTATCATTATACCGATGATAGAGAGTATGCCAATCGATATATAAAGGATCGCCTGCATTTAAGTCCAAGAGGGGCTTACGCATTGCGCATGGAGCTAATCCAGAGGGGAATCTCTGAGGAAATTTGCGAAGAAGTCATAGAGCAAACGGATTTTTGTGAAACAAAAGATGCGGTGAAATGGCTGGAGAAAAAAACAAGAGGTCAGTGGCCGCCTGATGAGAAAAAAAAGAAGCAATTATATGGTTTTTTGCAACGGAAAGGTTACTCCTATGGAGTGATAAAGGATGCTTTTGAAGAAATGAATCAACAATAG
- a CDS encoding DMT family transporter, whose translation MRNKGDWMLLIAAILGGGGFIGVKYLLDWGYTPYQVMLGRFIIATVCLSLIYFKRYFQITKKEWKMGGILGVLLAATFVLLTVGLQYTTPSVNAFLCNTQAAIVPFICWVAFRQKPLPSGFLAAFLTLFGVALLSVTEDFKLDIGAVLSFGAAVAFSMQMAFMGKAVLECDSVNIALVEHLVVTIISFVITAMTGMDMPSLNGLAVASYLNVGIFCTAIYFVLQSVGQKYTSANKTAIIITSESIFAAIISILFYGERMGWRGVLGCGIIFAAMLLAEKPLGKTVDTEEKIS comes from the coding sequence ATGAGAAATAAAGGGGATTGGATGCTTCTGATTGCCGCCATACTTGGCGGTGGGGGCTTCATTGGTGTAAAATATCTTTTGGATTGGGGCTACACGCCATATCAGGTAATGTTAGGCAGATTTATAATTGCAACGGTTTGCTTAAGCTTGATTTATTTTAAGAGATATTTTCAGATTACCAAGAAAGAATGGAAGATGGGCGGTATTTTAGGTGTGCTGCTGGCGGCAACCTTTGTGCTTTTGACAGTGGGGCTTCAATATACAACGCCATCTGTCAACGCTTTTTTATGTAACACCCAGGCTGCTATTGTTCCTTTTATCTGTTGGGTGGCTTTTCGGCAAAAGCCCTTGCCAAGCGGGTTTTTGGCAGCCTTTTTAACATTGTTTGGTGTGGCACTTCTTTCGGTAACAGAGGATTTTAAATTGGATATTGGTGCTGTTTTGTCCTTTGGAGCGGCGGTTGCCTTTTCCATGCAGATGGCTTTTATGGGAAAAGCCGTTCTGGAGTGTGATTCTGTGAACATTGCTTTGGTGGAGCATTTAGTTGTTACAATAATATCTTTTGTGATTACAGCTATGACGGGAATGGACATGCCGTCTCTTAACGGACTTGCTGTAGCAAGTTATTTAAATGTAGGTATCTTTTGTACAGCAATCTATTTTGTGTTGCAGTCTGTGGGGCAAAAATATACCTCAGCCAATAAAACCGCAATTATTATTACTTCTGAGTCTATCTTTGCCGCAATCATATCCATTTTGTTTTACGGTGAGAGAATGGGATGGCGTGGCGTCTTAGGGTGCGGAATTATTTTTGCGGCAATGCTTTTGGCAGAAAAACCATTAGGAAAAACAGTTGACACAGAGGAGAAAATAAGTTAA
- the recA gene encoding recombinase RecA has translation MAKKDDSKKDDIRFEDKDKALSAALGYIEKQFGKGAVMKLGDSSRQMNVEVTPTGSLSLDVALGVGGIPKGRIIEIYGPESSGKTTVALHMVAEVQKRGGIAGYIDAEHAMDPVYAKALGVNIDELYISQPDNGEQALEIAETMVRCGAIDIVIVDSVAALVPKAEIEGEMGESHVGLQARLMSQALRKLTGITNKSKCTVVFINQLREKIGVIYGSPETTTGGRALKFYASVRIDIRKADVLKQGTELIGNRVKVKVAKNKVAPPFKTAEFDIIYGQGISKYGDILDLASEVSIINKSGSWFSYKETRIGQGRENAKQFLQEHEDICLEVENAVREHYGLFSMAETSGQGLDGNLTDGKTLEVQGVFDTAENESGIEELDLE, from the coding sequence TTGGCAAAAAAAGATGATTCAAAAAAAGATGACATCAGATTTGAGGATAAGGATAAGGCGCTGTCTGCGGCGTTGGGTTATATTGAAAAACAATTTGGCAAGGGTGCCGTGATGAAGCTGGGTGACAGCAGTCGCCAGATGAATGTGGAGGTAACGCCTACCGGTTCTTTAAGCTTGGATGTAGCCTTAGGTGTTGGTGGCATACCAAAGGGCAGAATTATAGAAATTTATGGCCCTGAATCTTCCGGTAAAACAACCGTTGCCCTTCATATGGTTGCAGAGGTGCAAAAAAGAGGAGGCATTGCCGGTTATATTGATGCCGAACATGCCATGGACCCTGTTTATGCAAAGGCTCTGGGCGTTAATATTGATGAATTGTATATCTCCCAGCCTGATAACGGTGAGCAGGCTTTAGAGATTGCAGAAACCATGGTTCGCTGTGGCGCCATTGATATTGTCATTGTGGATTCCGTTGCGGCATTGGTTCCTAAGGCAGAAATTGAAGGTGAAATGGGCGAATCCCATGTGGGTCTCCAGGCCAGATTGATGAGCCAGGCGTTAAGAAAGTTGACGGGTATTACGAATAAATCTAAATGTACCGTAGTGTTTATTAACCAGTTGAGAGAGAAAATCGGCGTTATTTATGGCAGCCCTGAAACAACTACAGGTGGTCGTGCCCTTAAATTTTATGCCTCTGTTCGTATCGACATCAGAAAGGCGGATGTGCTGAAACAAGGAACAGAGCTGATAGGAAACAGAGTTAAGGTTAAGGTAGCAAAAAACAAAGTGGCTCCACCATTTAAAACGGCAGAGTTTGATATTATATACGGGCAGGGTATTTCCAAGTATGGAGACATTTTGGATTTAGCTTCTGAGGTAAGCATTATTAACAAAAGCGGTTCTTGGTTCTCCTATAAGGAAACAAGAATTGGTCAAGGCAGGGAGAATGCAAAGCAATTTTTGCAAGAGCATGAAGATATCTGCCTTGAGGTTGAAAATGCAGTGAGGGAGCATTACGGTCTGTTTTCTATGGCGGAAACGTCTGGACAGGGGCTAGATGGAAATCTAACGGATGGAAAGACACTGGAAGTGCAAGGTGTTTTTGACACGGCAGAAAATGAATCTGGAATTGAAGAATTAGATTTGGAGTAA
- the pgsA gene encoding CDP-diacylglycerol--glycerol-3-phosphate 3-phosphatidyltransferase, with product MNLPNKLTMLRVILIPVFLLVLFLVPAPLNRYIAVAIFIVASLTDFLDGYLARKWNLVSNFGKFMDPLADKLLVMAALVSMVQLGDLASWVVIIILAREFAITGFRTLAMEAKIVMAASWWGKVKTTVQMIMIIVVLLNLPFPGISIIEKLLVGLAVFFTILSGADYIIKNKQVLKG from the coding sequence ATGAATCTGCCGAATAAACTGACAATGCTTCGGGTTATTTTAATTCCCGTATTCCTATTGGTACTGTTTTTGGTGCCTGCGCCTTTGAATCGTTATATTGCCGTTGCAATTTTTATTGTTGCCTCTCTAACGGATTTTTTGGACGGATACCTTGCGAGAAAATGGAATTTGGTTAGTAATTTCGGTAAATTTATGGATCCCTTGGCGGATAAGCTTTTGGTAATGGCAGCCCTTGTTTCCATGGTTCAGTTGGGAGATTTGGCGAGTTGGGTAGTTATTATTATTTTAGCCCGGGAGTTTGCCATTACAGGCTTTCGCACCCTTGCCATGGAGGCTAAAATTGTCATGGCGGCAAGCTGGTGGGGAAAGGTAAAAACCACAGTGCAAATGATTATGATTATTGTGGTATTGTTGAATTTACCTTTTCCGGGTATTTCTATCATTGAAAAGCTTTTGGTTGGTTTAGCGGTATTTTTCACTATCTTATCTGGGGCGGATTACATTATAAAAAACAAGCAGGTTTTAAAGGGATGA
- the rplU gene encoding 50S ribosomal protein L21, whose protein sequence is MYAIIETGGKQYKVAEGDVITVEKLGVEAGQDFTFDKVLVLAKDGDVKVGAPYVDGAAVTASVIGDGKEKKVIIYKYKSKKGFHKKRGHRQPFTKLQIKSI, encoded by the coding sequence ATGTACGCAATTATTGAAACAGGTGGTAAGCAGTATAAGGTAGCTGAAGGTGATGTCATCACAGTTGAAAAGTTAGGCGTTGAGGCTGGTCAGGATTTTACATTCGACAAGGTTCTTGTTTTGGCAAAAGACGGTGACGTTAAAGTAGGTGCTCCTTATGTTGACGGTGCTGCTGTTACAGCTTCTGTAATTGGTGATGGCAAGGAGAAAAAGGTTATTATTTATAAGTACAAATCCAAAAAAGGCTTTCACAAAAAAAGAGGCCATAGACAGCCTTTCACAAAATTACAGATCAAATCTATCTAA
- the rimO gene encoding 30S ribosomal protein S12 methylthiotransferase RimO: MKGTVAFTSLGCDKNRVDSEVMLGILAQNGFQTIADEAEADIIVINTCCFIKDALDESIETILEMAEYKKTGKCKGLIVAGCLGQRYEKEFFDELPEVDAVIGTAAYESVAEVAADILKGKMGEKYLEDIDRPMEDTNGKLRILSTAPYFAYLKISEGCDNHCTYCVIPKLRGKHRSRTMESLVEEAKVLADNGVKELVIVAQDTSIYGRDLYGEPKLHALLEELSKVDGIEWIRLLYCYPETLTQETIDEMARNEKICHYIDMPIQHGNDAVLKRMGRKSNQALIKEKVAALRGAMPDIAIRTTLIVGFPGETEEEFQDLVDFVEEMRFDRLGVFSYSQEESTAAAIMENQIDEDLKEVRKETIMDIQKNIAASLCEKEVGKVVQVLVEGKLPEENIYCGRTRRDAPDIDGLVFLTAEEELYSGDFVTARIREAGDYDLMGDVIYADESAE, encoded by the coding sequence ATGAAAGGAACCGTAGCATTCACTTCTTTAGGGTGTGACAAAAACAGAGTAGACAGCGAGGTTATGCTGGGAATATTGGCGCAAAATGGCTTTCAGACCATTGCCGATGAAGCAGAGGCAGATATCATCGTGATAAACACATGCTGTTTTATTAAGGATGCCCTAGACGAAAGTATTGAAACCATTCTGGAGATGGCGGAGTATAAAAAAACAGGCAAATGCAAAGGCTTAATCGTAGCCGGTTGTTTGGGTCAGCGCTATGAGAAGGAGTTTTTTGATGAACTGCCTGAGGTGGATGCAGTCATTGGTACAGCGGCTTACGAATCCGTGGCGGAGGTGGCGGCGGATATTTTGAAGGGTAAAATGGGGGAGAAATATTTAGAAGATATTGACCGTCCCATGGAAGATACCAATGGAAAGTTGCGGATTCTTTCTACTGCCCCATATTTTGCATATTTAAAAATCTCTGAGGGCTGTGATAACCATTGCACCTATTGTGTTATTCCTAAGCTTAGAGGAAAACACAGAAGCCGTACCATGGAAAGCCTTGTGGAGGAAGCAAAGGTATTGGCGGATAATGGTGTGAAGGAATTGGTCATTGTTGCACAGGATACCTCCATTTATGGCAGAGATTTATATGGTGAGCCCAAACTTCATGCCTTGTTGGAGGAATTATCAAAGGTTGATGGTATTGAATGGATTCGTCTGTTATACTGTTATCCAGAAACGTTAACCCAAGAAACCATTGATGAAATGGCTAGAAATGAAAAAATCTGTCATTATATTGATATGCCCATTCAGCATGGGAACGACGCTGTGTTAAAGCGCATGGGAAGAAAAAGTAACCAAGCTTTAATCAAAGAAAAGGTAGCGGCATTGCGTGGGGCGATGCCCGATATTGCCATTCGTACGACACTGATTGTGGGATTCCCTGGTGAAACAGAAGAGGAATTTCAAGACTTGGTTGATTTTGTGGAAGAAATGCGTTTTGACCGTTTAGGTGTATTCTCCTACTCTCAGGAGGAGAGTACGGCGGCAGCAATTATGGAGAATCAAATTGATGAGGATTTGAAAGAAGTCAGAAAAGAAACCATAATGGATATTCAAAAAAATATTGCCGCTTCCCTCTGTGAAAAGGAAGTTGGTAAGGTAGTACAGGTTTTAGTGGAGGGCAAACTGCCCGAAGAAAATATTTATTGCGGAAGAACCCGCAGAGACGCACCGGATATTGACGGATTGGTGTTTTTAACCGCCGAAGAGGAACTGTATTCCGGAGATTTTGTAACAGCAAGAATCCGAGAAGCCGGAGACTATGATTTGATGGGAGATGTAATTTATGCAGATGAATCTGCCGAATAA
- a CDS encoding competence/damage-inducible protein A encodes MKAEILAVGTELLLGDILNTNAQYLAKELAALGIEVYYQTVVGDNPKRLEETLYHAFSRADLVITTGGLGPTEDDLTKETAAKYFGEPLILDEKALAQIQVFFDRIGRTMTENNKKQAFVPEHNSVVMYNANGTAPGIIIEKDGKIIIMLPGPPKEVVPMFENQAKPYLANKQEFTFISRILRVASVGESAMEEMVKDLIDAQTNPTIAPYAKEGEALLRITAKAKDEEEANRLIDPVAVALKERLGKSVYAEGETNMETEVAKLLLAQKKTIAVAESCTGGEISSQLVRFPGISEVFLEGCVTYTNDAKMKRLGVSAQTLEKFGAVSEETAKEMAEGIARTSGSTIGIATTGVAGPDGGTDEKPVGLVYIGIYNNGAVEARGFHFAGNRNKIRERATFQALDWLRRKLQYEK; translated from the coding sequence ATGAAGGCAGAAATTTTGGCAGTAGGCACAGAACTACTGCTTGGAGATATTTTAAATACCAATGCGCAATACTTAGCCAAGGAGCTGGCGGCACTGGGGATTGAGGTGTATTATCAAACTGTGGTGGGGGATAACCCAAAAAGATTGGAAGAAACCCTCTATCACGCTTTTTCCAGAGCAGATTTGGTGATAACCACCGGCGGCCTAGGCCCCACAGAGGATGACCTGACAAAGGAAACAGCGGCGAAGTACTTTGGGGAGCCCCTTATTTTGGATGAGAAGGCACTGGCGCAGATTCAGGTTTTTTTTGACCGTATTGGCAGAACAATGACAGAAAACAATAAAAAACAGGCATTTGTTCCTGAACATAATAGCGTCGTTATGTACAACGCCAACGGTACCGCACCGGGCATTATCATAGAAAAGGATGGAAAAATTATTATTATGCTACCCGGCCCACCAAAAGAGGTAGTGCCTATGTTTGAAAATCAAGCGAAGCCTTATCTGGCAAATAAGCAGGAATTTACCTTTATTTCCAGAATCTTGCGAGTAGCTAGTGTTGGAGAAAGTGCCATGGAGGAAATGGTAAAGGATTTGATTGATGCACAAACAAACCCTACCATTGCTCCCTATGCCAAGGAGGGGGAAGCGCTTTTGCGCATTACTGCTAAGGCAAAGGATGAAGAGGAAGCAAACCGATTAATTGACCCTGTTGCGGTGGCATTAAAGGAGCGTCTTGGGAAATCTGTTTATGCTGAAGGCGAAACAAATATGGAAACAGAGGTTGCCAAGCTTTTGTTAGCCCAGAAAAAAACCATCGCCGTTGCGGAATCTTGTACAGGCGGGGAGATTTCTTCCCAATTGGTACGCTTTCCCGGTATATCAGAAGTGTTTTTGGAGGGATGTGTAACCTACACCAATGATGCAAAAATGAAGCGTTTAGGTGTCTCTGCCCAAACCTTAGAGAAGTTCGGCGCCGTCAGTGAAGAAACTGCAAAAGAAATGGCGGAGGGCATTGCCAGAACCTCAGGCTCAACAATTGGCATTGCTACCACAGGCGTGGCAGGGCCGGATGGCGGAACAGATGAGAAGCCTGTGGGTTTGGTTTATATCGGTATTTACAACAATGGAGCCGTTGAAGCCAGAGGGTTCCATTTCGCCGGGAATAGAAATAAAATCAGAGAGCGGGCAACCTTCCAAGCTTTGGATTGGTTGCGGAGAAAATTGCAATATGAGAAATAA
- a CDS encoding tetratricopeptide repeat protein has translation MKSYIAEIRELRKNLVESYKEGDYKRALFLGEHLLELSKKNGDDTQSDLGEDFHNVAVIFDELGFYEKAAEYYGRGAELKKAHRGESRGYADTLNNLAIVYSNLDRHEEALNTHMQVLKVRGRKLGQNHKDYIHTLYNLGNCYESLKEYEKALESHGRALERSLDCRYLQIMDLADIHSSMARCYDKTGNYKKAIYNYEVALDIMEKKLGNRNLAYLNNAMALAFVCEKAELTGLAVEYCERAVEVHRQVFQQGHLDYVNHLSYLADLCYKDGQFKKSFQLHTTGMEIIERKFGQNHLLYIDFLDKIALDYCGMKEFLKALEMGKKAFSLREAFETQHKNISVKSYVQMGQIMAKMEDCMQALCYYKQALDILEKDSSENQWILAQLWFEFACIFEHHGSYEAAAFLYENALRIRNTLSCANKKPVISLMNALVQVRQKQEEYTKAVLICLEMEKVARDALGRRHSEYGEVLKNLGIAYQKSGDLATAGKYLEEALRLQRETLDGDNPIYIETLEVFAEICFCRGDCSYALQLYKERNDMNFEETSEEQRIAACTLLAMGNCCFRLGDKEKAKEYAIKAKEKLIQSGLMPNERYLQLKEIYGAGKNSCISINRPVRRRMRDSERKSLEEAIAFMTQLCEKSRVKGNLENGKMAFAVFSLGEMYQRLGQKNDSIYWYTLAEKYADPTYYARTCIRLGEVLMLYGDEEKALQKFVNAKEFIAEYGDTHSWENCRVLGHIGDYFYKKGEMTTALGFYHSWNQLYKELNLPECSSRDNRIIKIGKILIAFERHKEAMELYYVLAVSIRNREGETERFSKLLLRVASLHIQIGNIKEGETMLDHVLLLAGKNGITTESFGKVCDKVGRLYALAGIEEKALEALKLAYRENLNGKKCITKEGIQLLRELLWKSGDSKAYFSVKNGHELE, from the coding sequence ATGAAGTCTTATATTGCTGAGATAAGAGAGCTGCGAAAAAACTTGGTGGAGTCATATAAAGAAGGTGATTATAAAAGGGCGTTGTTTCTTGGGGAACATTTATTGGAGCTTTCTAAAAAAAACGGAGATGACACCCAGTCTGATTTGGGAGAGGACTTTCATAATGTTGCCGTTATTTTTGACGAGCTGGGTTTCTATGAGAAAGCGGCGGAATATTATGGCCGAGGAGCGGAACTAAAGAAAGCACATAGAGGTGAATCTCGGGGATATGCTGATACATTAAACAATTTAGCCATTGTCTACAGCAATTTGGATAGACACGAAGAGGCTTTGAATACCCATATGCAGGTTCTAAAAGTGCGAGGGCGTAAGTTGGGACAAAATCATAAGGACTATATTCATACTTTGTACAATTTAGGGAATTGTTATGAAAGCCTGAAGGAGTATGAAAAGGCTCTGGAAAGCCATGGTCGGGCGTTGGAGAGAAGTTTGGATTGCCGTTACTTGCAAATAATGGATCTGGCGGATATTCATTCCTCTATGGCGCGCTGTTATGATAAAACGGGGAATTATAAAAAGGCAATTTACAACTATGAGGTTGCTTTGGATATAATGGAAAAAAAGCTGGGTAACCGCAACCTAGCCTATCTAAACAATGCCATGGCCCTGGCCTTTGTTTGTGAAAAGGCGGAACTTACAGGCCTTGCCGTGGAATATTGTGAGCGTGCCGTTGAGGTGCACAGACAAGTGTTTCAGCAAGGTCATTTAGATTATGTGAATCATTTGAGTTATCTGGCTGATTTATGCTATAAGGACGGTCAATTTAAAAAATCCTTTCAGCTACATACTACTGGAATGGAGATCATTGAGAGGAAATTCGGGCAAAATCACTTACTGTATATTGATTTTCTAGATAAAATAGCGCTAGATTATTGTGGAATGAAAGAGTTTTTAAAAGCTTTGGAAATGGGAAAAAAGGCTTTCTCATTAAGAGAAGCTTTTGAAACACAGCATAAAAACATAAGTGTAAAAAGCTATGTACAAATGGGACAAATCATGGCGAAAATGGAAGACTGCATGCAGGCGCTTTGCTATTATAAACAGGCTCTTGATATTTTGGAAAAAGATTCTTCCGAAAATCAATGGATTCTGGCACAGCTATGGTTTGAATTTGCTTGTATATTTGAGCATCATGGTTCTTATGAAGCGGCGGCATTTCTATATGAAAATGCACTAAGAATAAGAAACACTCTTTCCTGTGCAAATAAAAAACCTGTAATTTCACTGATGAATGCCCTTGTGCAAGTTCGTCAGAAACAGGAAGAATATACGAAAGCAGTGTTAATTTGCCTGGAGATGGAGAAAGTTGCAAGAGATGCTCTGGGGAGACGGCATTCCGAATATGGTGAAGTGCTTAAAAATTTAGGAATCGCTTATCAAAAATCAGGTGATTTGGCTACAGCTGGAAAATATTTAGAGGAAGCCCTAAGACTGCAACGGGAGACTCTGGATGGAGACAATCCAATTTATATTGAGACGTTGGAGGTTTTTGCGGAAATTTGCTTTTGCAGGGGTGATTGTAGTTATGCATTACAGCTTTACAAAGAGCGCAATGATATGAATTTTGAGGAAACATCTGAGGAGCAAAGAATTGCCGCATGTACCCTTTTGGCAATGGGAAACTGCTGTTTCAGGCTAGGGGATAAAGAAAAGGCAAAGGAATATGCAATTAAGGCAAAAGAGAAACTGATTCAAAGTGGATTAATGCCCAATGAAAGGTATCTGCAACTAAAAGAAATATATGGAGCAGGAAAAAATAGCTGTATCTCAATAAATAGGCCGGTGAGAAGGCGTATGCGGGACAGTGAGCGGAAAAGCCTTGAAGAAGCAATTGCTTTTATGACACAGCTTTGTGAAAAAAGCAGAGTCAAAGGAAATTTGGAAAATGGGAAAATGGCATTCGCAGTGTTTTCCTTGGGGGAAATGTATCAGCGCCTTGGTCAAAAAAATGATTCGATTTATTGGTATACTCTAGCTGAAAAGTATGCTGATCCTACGTATTATGCAAGGACTTGTATACGATTGGGAGAGGTACTTATGCTGTATGGGGACGAAGAAAAAGCATTGCAAAAATTTGTGAATGCCAAAGAATTTATTGCAGAATACGGTGATACCCACTCATGGGAGAATTGCCGTGTACTAGGTCATATTGGGGATTATTTCTACAAAAAAGGCGAGATGACAACGGCTTTGGGATTTTATCATTCGTGGAATCAGCTTTATAAAGAGCTGAATTTGCCCGAGTGTTCCTCAAGAGACAATCGTATTATAAAAATCGGCAAAATTTTGATTGCCTTTGAAAGACATAAGGAAGCCATGGAGCTTTATTATGTATTGGCTGTGTCAATCAGAAATCGTGAGGGGGAAACAGAAAGATTCAGCAAACTGCTTTTGCGGGTTGCAAGCCTCCATATTCAAATTGGGAACATTAAAGAAGGGGAGACAATGCTGGATCATGTTTTACTTTTGGCAGGGAAAAATGGAATAACAACAGAAAGTTTTGGTAAGGTTTGTGATAAGGTTGGCAGGCTCTATGCATTGGCAGGAATTGAAGAAAAAGCTTTGGAAGCGTTGAAATTGGCCTATAGAGAAAATTTAAATGGTAAAAAATGCATAACAAAAGAGGGCATTCAGCTTTTGCGTGAGCTTTTGTGGAAAAGTGGCGACAGCAAAGCTTATTTTTCCGTAAAAAATGGGCATGAATTAGAATAG